The genomic DNA TCCAGCTCCTGTGATATCTCCTTATCATTGAAAGGTAAAAGGTTTGACATTGCTTCCACTATTGTTACTTCTGTTCCGTATCCTCTGAATATCTCCGCAAACTCACAGCCTATTACTCCTCCTCCGACTATAACCAGTCTTTCAGGTACTTTATTAAGGTCTAGTATCGTTGTACTTGTCAGTATCTTATCACTGTCTATTCCGGGTATATTCAGATATCTTGTTTTTGATCCTCCTGCAAGGATTATCTTCTTACCTTTCAGTACCTGTCCGTCTTCCAGTGTTACTTTCTTTCCTTCTCCAAGCTTTCCTGCTGTACTGTATACATCTACGCCGTAGCTTCTCAGCAAGCCTCCCACTCCCTGTGAAAGCTTCTTTGTTACCTTATTCTTAAATTCCACTGCCTTTGTCAGATCTGATATATTCTTTGTTACCTTTATATCCAGTCCTCTTGACTCTGCTTTTTCTGCTTCTTCCAATATTTCTATATTCTTTATATATGTTTTGGTAGGAATACAGCCTCTGTTCAGACATGTTCCTCCAAGCTCTCTTTTTTCTACTAAAGCTGTTTTGGCTCCAAGCTGGGATGCCTTGTTGGCTGATATATATCCTGCCGGTCCTCCGCCTATTACTATTACATCATATTCTTTTTCATCTGATGTCTTTGTTTCGGTCTTTACTTCCTCTTTCTTTTCTGCTTCTTTTACTTCGCTTACACTTTCTCCTTTTTCTCCAATATAGCCTATTACTGTAAATACCGGCAGTACTTCATTCTCAAATCTTACTTTCTTTAGAAGATAACCCGAGCTCTCGGCTTCTACCTCCATATTTACTTTATCTGTCAGTATTTCGACTATTGGTTCCCCTTCTTTTATGGCTTCTCCTTCTTCCTTCAGCCACTTTATTATAGTTCCTTCTTCCATTGACATTCCTGCTTTAGGCATTATTATTTCTACTGACATATTATTCCTTTCTATCCTATTATATTAACAGACTATAAGGGTCTTCTATTAATTTCTTTACATACTGCATAAACTCTGCTCCAAGTGCTCCGTCTATTACTCTGTGATCAAATGTTGCACTAAGGTAAATTACTTTCTTTACTGATATTTTTCCTGCTTTTGCCACAGGCTTTTCTTCTATTGTTCCTACTCCTATTATACAGCTGTTTGGCTGGTTTATTATCGGATTAAAGTAATGAACTCCATACATTCCAAGATTGCTTAATGTTATTGTACTTCCGCTCTGTTCTGCTGCTCCCAGTTTTCCTTCTCTTGCTTTTTTGATCAGATCTTTTCCTTCTGTAAGTATATTTCTTATTCCTTTATCTTCTGTATTCTTTACTACAGGCACCATTAATACCCCGTTCCCTGATACTGCAAAGCCTACATTTATCTCTTTATGACAAAGGATTCCTTTATCTGTTAATGATACATTTATATCCGGGTATTTTCTTACTCCTCTGCTTACTGCCAGAATAAGAAGATCATTTATTGTCAGCTTTTCTCCTGTTTCATCCATCAGCGGTGCGGCTATTTTATCTTTCAGTTTTAGTAATTTATTTACTCCTACTTCTATATTAAGTGTAAATGTCGGTGCTGAGAACTGACTTTCTGTCATTCTGTCCCCTATTACTTTTCTTATTCCTGAATATGGTTTCAGCTCTGCTTCTTTTGATATTATTTCCGGAGCTGCATTAAGAACAAGATCTCTTTTGAATATCTTTCCTTTTGCTCCTGTTCCGCTTATACCGTCCAGGTCTATTCCTTCCTGTCCTGCTATTTTTCTTGCAAGAGGAGTAGCCTTTACTGTACTTCCTGCTGCGAAGCTTTCCACATCTGCAAGCTGGACTCTTCCTTTCGGTCCTGAGCCTGGTATATCCCCGAGGTTCAGATTATTATCTCTTGCTTTCTTTCTTGCTGCTGGTGTTGCCCTGTTTAGTTTATCTGACTGCATAAGAGATTTATTAAAGAAGACAGAGTTTTCTTCTGTTTCCTTTTTGTCAGGTTTCTTTTCATCCTTGATTACTTCCGCTGTTTTGGCTTTTTCTTCTCTTTCACTTACGGTTTCACCTTTCTCACCTATATATCCTATTACTGTAAATACCGGCAGCACTTCATCTTCAAATCTTACTTTTTTTATCAGAAAACCTGAGCTTTCAGCCTCTACTTCCATATTAACCTTATCTGTTAATATTTCTACTATAGGCTCCCCTTCTTTTATTTCATCTCCTTCACTTTTCAGCCATTTTACTATTGTTCCTTCTTCCATTGACATTCCTGCCTTTGGCATTATTATCTCTACTGACATGTTTCCTCCTTCTTAGAAAGTTCTAAAAGCGGTTTTCTTTTATTTTCTGTTCATTGCCTTATATATTGCTTCTGTTATATCTTCCTTACTTGGTACTACATAGGCTTCCAGCTTAGGGTTATATGGTATAGGTGTATTTTTTCCCGAAAGTCTTATTATCTCTGAATCAAGATAATCAAATGCTTCGCTTTCCACTACTTCTGATACTATTTCCCCTGCATAGCTTCCTCTTTTTACCGCTTCATTAACTACTATAAGTCTTCCTGTTTTGATTACAGAATTCTTTATTGTTTCTATATCAAGAGGTACAAGTGTTCTCGGATCAATTACTTCTACATCTATTCCGTCTTTTGCTGCTTCTTCTGCTGCTTCAAGAACTCTCGGAAGCATTCTTCCATATGTAACTACAGTAACATCTTTACCGGTTCTTTTTATATCAGCAACACCTAAAGGGATAGTATATTCTTCCTCAGGTACTTCGCCTTTTGTTCTGTACAGAAGCTTCTGTTCCACGAAGATAACAGGATTATTATCTCTGATAGAACTTTTTAGAAGACCTTTTACATCATAAGGTGTAGAAGGTGCAACAACTTTCAGTCCCGGAATATGACAGAACCATGCTTCCAGACTTTGTGAATGCTGGGCGGCAGCTCCTGTACCTGATCCTGCAGGACATCTTAATACAAAGGGAACCTGTGCTTTACCGCCGAACATATATCTCATTTTAGCTGCCTGGTTAACAATGGCATCCATAGCAATAGTAGAAAAGTCCATAAACATAAGTTCTGCTATTGGTCTCATACCTGTAACTGCCGATCCAGCAGCAGCACCGGCAATAACTGCTTCAGATATCGGAGTATCTCTTACTCTCTCTTCACCGAATTCATCTATCATTCCTACAGATACACCAAAGGCTCCGCCGTATATACCTACATCTTCCCCTAACAGATATACATTTTCATCCCTTCTCATTTCTTCCGACATAGCTTCTCTGATTGCTTCTGCATATGTTATTTCTCTCATTTTTTTCCTCCTAGTGTTTTGTCTAACTTAATTTCAAAAAACATAGACCTCTTAATGTCAAAACACTTGTGCCCCAAGCTGACTCTCATATTTTAAAATACAGATAAGGCAGGGTGCTTGTGTTCTTGCTTACTTTTTATGCTTAATCAGCATATACATCAGTCAATGCTGTTTCCAATTCAGGATCAGGTGAATTATTAGCAAATTCCACTGCCTTTTCTATATCTGCCTTAGCCTGTTCCTCTATTGCAGTTAATTCCGCTTCTTTAAATATTTTTTCGCTTACAAGATACTTTTTCATTCTTTCTATAGGGTCCTTTGATTTCCAGTCCTCTATTTCTTCCTTTGTTCTGTATACATTGGCATCACTCTTTGAGTGACCGAGCCATCTGTAAGTTTTGCTTTCCACAAGTACAGGTCCGTTTCCTTCCCTTACATACTTAAATATTTCAAGCATTTTATCATAAAGTCCCACAGCATCATTTCCGTCAACTATATGTCCGGGAATACCGTAGCTTGATGCTCTGTCTGCGATATTCGTAATATTCATGTGTCTTTCCATTGACATAGACATACCGTAAAGATTGTTTTCGCAATAAAAGATAACAGGAAGCTTCCATATCGATGCCAGATTAAGAGCCTCATGAAAACTGCCTTCATTAGCAGCACCATCCCCAAAAAAGCAAAGTACAATTTTTCCTGTTTTTTTCATTTGCTGTGTTAATGCAGCACCTACCGAGAGACCATGTCCTCCACCCACTACACCGTTAGCTCCGAGATTTCCAGAATCAATATCGGCAATGTGCATAGAACCGCCTTTACCTTTACAGTAACCCGTAGCCTTACCAAGAAGCTCGGCCATCATTTTATTAAGGTCTACTCCTTTACCTATTACCTGACTGTGTCCTCTGTGTGTAGAAGTAATTAAGTCGCCGTCTTCAAGTGCCATGCAGGGAGCTACTCCCGAGGCTTCCTCACCCATAGAAAGGTGTGTAGTTCCGTGAACCATTCCTCTTGAAAAGAACCATGATACTTTTTGTTCAAAGGCTCTTGCCTCATTCATTCTTTTGTACATTTCTCTATAGATATCTTTTTTTTCTGACATTTTTTTATCTCCTTTTCTATCGATTTTCTTTCACTCTTCTGCTTCTATGGTTATATTTCAGCTGGTTAGGACAGATAAGTCTTTCCAGTTCCATAATATTCAGATATAAATTCTCGCTGTTCTCGTAAGACTTGGTATCCAGCCAGTATCTTCCCTTGAGCAGACTGTACTTATTTATTCGCAGATAAAGTCTTTTATTTGCAAGTTCTTTTGTCATCATATATTTCAAATCCTTTATTTCATAAACATCTTCCTTGTGATATCCCCTTAGAACGAGTTTATGACTGTCCAGCTCTATTTCCAGGGGCTTTACTCCTGCGATATAAATATTAAACAGTTCGTAGCATGAAGCCAGAATAATAAAGGTATATATATTTATATTGAAATTAAAAATATTTTTTATAACTGCATAAATCAGCAGAAAAACTATAAATATTGAGGTAAGTGTAACAGTAATAAAATATTTTTTCTTATTATATTTATATGTCATTTTTCCTCCAGACAATTTTTATAGGTGGCTCAGGATTTCATCACAGGTTTTATCCATTCCCATTTTTGTGATAAAGGCTGTTCCCATTATGATAGGAATATCTGTTTTGATATCACTGGGTCCGATTACTACCAAGACATCGGGATTTTCTTCCTCCAGCTTCATTTCATATATGTTTACTCCTTTTACCTCACACTCTACATTTTTATTTGCACAATAGTTCTTAATTGTTTCTACTGCAAATTTCATTTTGTTTACTGAAGTTCCTGTTGCTACAAGTATTTTTTTCATGAATTCCTCCTTAGATTATAATTGTGATAAATTACTAAACGAGACAAAAGTATTTCAGCGGGTGTTTTTTAACAGAAAGGTACTGATCTGCCAAAATACTGTTTTTTTATTACTGATATGTTCGGCCGCCATCCATTAGTATGATCTGACCGTGAATATATGTAGATTTCTCACTCGCGAGAAAACAAGCAAGATTGCCGATATCTTCAGGATATCCGATTCTTCTTATAGGAATCTGTTCGATTAATTCCTGTTTTGATTTTTCATCAGGATAAAGCTGGTCCAGAATGTGAGATGCAATAACTCTCGGCGCAATGGCATTTACATTTATTCCTGCTTTTCCGTATTCCTTTGCCAAGGCTCTCATAAGACCGTGCTGTCCTGATTTTGATGCTGTATAGTGTACACCGCCGCCTCCGCCTGTAAAAGCTGATCCTGAACTGATAAAGATAATACTTTTCCGGTCGTTTTCCTTTTTATCCAGCATAGAATCAATAAAAGCTTTTATAGTATAGAAAGAGCCTGACAGATTAATATCGATTACTTTTTTCCATTCTTCGTCAGAAACTTCTTTGAATGAATGCTTAAAGCTTATACCTGCATTTACAACCAAAACATCGGTATTTCCAAGTTCGCTGCTTATTTTTTTCTGTGCTTCTGCGAGAGATTCAGGGTTGGTAACGTCACTGTTTATATACAGACCTTTTACATTATGACTTTTTATTTCATTGAGAGTTTTTTCTCCTTCTGTATCATTGAGGTCTAAAATAGCTACATTAGCTCCTTCCTTTGCCATGCAGAGAGCGATTCCCTTTCCTATTCCGTTGGCACCGCCTGTTATTACACAGACTTTATCTTTTAATAACATTTGTCCTCCTACAATATACTTTTTCTATCTATAAAAAATGTTTGTTTTCAAATTTAATTTTTTTATCTGCAATCAGAGATAAATATATACTTTAATTTACTCTTCCCTTTATAAAATCTGCATTACCTCTTTTACAAAGAGAAGAAAAGAAAGGATTGCTGAAAAGGAAATATTAGTTACTCTGACTGCAGGATATTGATTTTAGGTCTTGACCCGTAAAATCTGGCAAAACCTAAATCTCTTTTTTTCTTTTATACGACTTTGGATAAAAGATTTTATTAAAACAGGAAACCGGAGTTCCTCTGAATTGATACCGGAAGATTTCCGGCTCCTGTTTTCAGCCCTGCAATATATTCAGTTTTGTTACTTATTCAGGATTTCTATGATCTTATCAAGATCTTTGTCAACACCTATTCCTGTCAGGAATGAAACTGCTACAATAACAGGAATATCTTTTTTGCTTGTGTAAGCAGTAGTAGTAACTATCAAATCTACATTATCAGTTTTGTAAGGTAGCTCAGCAACTTTACACTGCTGAATATCTACATCTACACCTCTTTCCTTTAATAAAGTACTCATCTTATTAACGACAACCGTTGAAGTGGCAATTCCTGTTCCGCATGCCACCATAATTTTCTTTTTGCCCATATTTCTTCCTCCTTAAAAATATTATTCTGTTTCATTTTCATATTGTTTCTTTATGTCATTTCTCGTCCAGTACCACATTCCTGCGTAAGCAACGAGAGCAACAATACCTGCTATAAACATAGGGGTATTTTTATAATCAATGAGCTTCAAAATAATCCACAGAGTAATGTGACAGCTCATATCAATACCTGAAATCATAGTAGCTCCTGCCGGGAACTCAAATCCTACCGCATGTCCCATTTGAGTAGTAAGCGGTCCAAGGTTCGTAGCCATGAAAAATACCATACACAAAGTAATTATAGAGTTTATAAGTCCTCTGAAGATATCTCCCCTTGAAGCTGCCACTGCCCAGATAACAGTAAAAGGTAATACTGCAAGATCCGCAAATGGAAGCATTCTGTTATATGGAAGTATTACTGAGAGAAATATAGTAATAGGAACCATAAGCAATGCAACAGTCATATTAGACGGATTACCAATTACCACTGCGGCATCCAGTCCGATATATACATCTTTTCCGGGAAATCTTTTAGAAATAAAATCCTTGGCACCTTCTGATATTGGTGTAAGACCTTCCATAAGAAGTGCAACCATTTTTGGCATCAGTACCATTACTGCACCCATCTGGATTCCCAGAGACAGAATGTCTGTAACAGTATATCTTCCCAGGATTCCTAAAAGTACTCCTAAAATAATTCCCAAAATTAACGGCTCTCCAAATATTCCTATTTTTTCTTTCAGCTTTTCTCCGTCAAGATTTATTTTGTTTATTCCGGGTATTTTATCCTCTACTTTATTTAGAGCATACATAATAGGTGCGAAATTGACTGTTTCCCCGTGCGGGAGTGATATACCCGGCAGTCCGAAGTGATGTTCTACCGCGGGAGCTGTCCAGTCTGCGAGTTTAAATATAATAGTAGCATTTATCAAGGTAAGAACAATTGCTAAAATTAAACTGTTAGTGGCATAATAAACCATTGCACCCGGAAATATCAAGTGCCAGTAGTTCCATAAGTCGACGTCCATAGTTTTAGTAATATTAAAATATAAAAGTATCATGTTAAGTATAAAAATAATTGGTATTAACAGTGCTGCAATTGGTGTAGCAAATGTTATTGCAGCTCCGATAGGCCATCCTACATCGATAATGTCAAAATTAAGTCCCAGTGATGTAACCAGTGCCTCAGCGGCTTTACCAAGTGATGATGTTAAAAGACCTATTACAAGGTTTACACCTACGAATCCAACACCGACAGTAACTCCGGCTCTAAAAGATTTTGCCAGTCCCTGTCCCAGAATTAATCCGAAAATAGTAAGAATGATAGGAAGCATAGTGGAAGGACCAAGTCCTAGAATAAAATCAACCAAACTTTGAATAATTCCCATATTTCTCTCCTTTTACAATTTATTTTTGGCCATAAACGTTTTTAAACAATTCATTGGCTCTTTTTATCTCTTCTTCGGGAAGCTCTTCCGGCTTACCTATTGTTCTGGTTAGATAGTAGACTTTTGCTGAATCTTCAAGCATAACTGCCGCAGTCAGTGCATGTGATACATTTTCACCATATGTGAAAACACCGTGGCTTTCCAGTAAAACTGCCTTTTGATCTCCTATTTTTTCAATGATGTGTTCCCCGAGCTCGTCAGAACCTACAGGAGCATACTTTGAAAGAGGAACTTTTCCTCCTACTTCATTTGCCATAGTAGTGGAAATAACAGGAATGTCTTCTTTTAATACTGCAAAACAGCTTGCAAATGTAGAGTGTGTATGTATAATTCCGTTAATATCTTTTTTAGCTCTGTATATCTGCAGGTGTGTTTTTAAGTCTGAGCTGGGTTTTCTTTTTCCTTCTATAATGTTTCCGTCAAGATCTGTTACTGTGATATCATCAGGAGTAAGAGTATCATACTCCATTCCGCTCGGAGTCATAACAATATATCCTGTTTCCAAATCCCGGCCGCTTACATTTCCGCCGGTAAGAGTTATTAATTTATACTCTTTTAGTTTTTTTCCTGCATCAATTACTTCCAGTTTCAATTTTTCCAGCATATCTCCTCCTCACTTTTTATTCTTCTGTATTCTCTGCAGATGCGTCCTTACGGTTTTCTTTTATAATTCTCTGTCTGTTATAAACAGCCATTCCTATTGCTATAACAGCAAGTATTGACACACCGATAAAAGGAATGCTCATTAATCTTGTAAACAGCCAGCTTAAAGGATTTGCCCCGTCACAGATACTTGAAATCATAGTTGCACCCGGAGGCATTGTGAAGTTAGCGTCTATAGCCATCTGTGTATGAAGCGGAGCCAGATTTGTAGCTATAAGAAGTCCGACAGCCATATTTATAAATCCTATTATAAATGTTCTGAATACGTTTCCTTTAGTGATAGGTATAAGCATAACCAGAGAAAATGGTATAACAGCCAGATCGGCAAAAGGAAGAACTCTGTTTCCAGGCAGTATAGCTGCAAGTATAATTGTAATAGGTACTAATACAAGAGATACTGAAAGTGTAGTAGGGTGTCCGATTCCAACTGCAGAATCAAGTCCGATATATATTTTTCCTCTGTTTTTGAATCTTTTGCTTACGAATTCCTGTGCGGAATCAGATATAGGTATTAATCCCTCCATAAGCATCGCAGCCATTTTAGGTATAAGTACAAGTACACCTCCAAGTGTGATACCTAATACAAGGATGCCTTTCAGGTTATATCCTGCGGCAATTCCGATTACAATTCCTATAACTGTACCGATAATAAGCGGTTCACCAAATACTCCGAATCTTTTTTGAAGAGTTTCAGTATCAATTTCTATTTTGTTTATTCCAGGAATAAGATCCAAAATTTTATTTACTACCAATGCTCCCGGAACAAAGGCTCCTGAAAATCCGTGAGGCAGTGAAATACCCGGAAGACCGATATATTTTTCTATTCCCGGTGCAGTAAGATCGGCTATTACCATTATGATTATCATATTTAGAACAGCAGCTATAATTCCGTACATAATACTTCCTGTAGCTCCTGTAACAAGTGCACCTGTAAATGCAAAGTGCCAAAAATCCCAAATATCTATATCCAGAGTTTGTGTAGTGTTAGTAAGGAGCATAACGATATTTACTACAAGTCCGATAGGAATAATAAGGGCTCCTACTCTTGAAGCAAATGCAATCGCAGCTGCAGCGGGCCATCCTACATCTATAACAGTAAGATTAAGACCAAGTCTGGTAACCATTTCCTGCGCTGCAGGACCAAGGCTTCCGCCCAATAAACCAATAACTAAATTCAAACCAATAAATCCTACACCGACAGTTAATCCGGCTCTTAAAGCTTTTCCAAATTTTGCTCCCAGAATGAGACCGAATATTGTGATAATAATCGGCATCATTACCTGAGGACCAAGATCAACGATATAGTTCAAAATTCCCATTTTGTAAACCTCCTAATTTTATATTTTGAAAAGATATATAAAGTGTTATTGATATAAAAGCAATACTAATGTTTACATATATTTTCAGTATTTTACCCGGTAAAAGTTCCGGTAAAAAATGAAATACCAATGTTTTAAGGATAAAAATGCAGTATTCTGTTTTGCTGCATATCCCGTTTTTCCCGGCAGAATGCTGAAAAGTTCACTCTGTTCCGCAAGGGATAAATAGTATATTATGCTAGCTTTCTAGGTGTTTTTTTACTATTTTTATAAGATTGTCTTTATCAGAAGCAAGCATTTTATAAAATTCTTCTTTGTCTCCAAAAAAACTTATTAATTTAGTAAGAACATCAATTTTGTCCTCTTTTTCACCGAAAGCAATTACACAGACTACCTCTACAGGAGTATCTTTGCTGTGATCTTCGGCACATTTGAAATCAACCTTCTTTTTTAGCGTGGCTATGGACAGAGTAGATTTTACAACATGTTCTACCTCGGTATGCGGCATGGCAATACTGTATTCACCAAAATCCAGTCCTGTGGGGTAAGCAGCTTCTCTTTCCAGAAGGCCGTCATAAAAGCTGGATTTTACATAGCCGTTTTTTTCAAGGTTATCTGATAAAAATCTTAATACTTCATTAGAGTTTTCGCATTCAAGATTTGAAAAAATTAAGTTATCATCAATTATCATAGTTTTATATCTTCCTTTCTATGTATTTTTTTATAGTTTTATGTATTTCCGCCTGATTATTTTTTCTTTCTAGCTCTGAAAAGAATTCGTCATTTTCTGCAAGTGTTACCAAATCATTTAATGTCTCTGATATTTCTTCTTTTGAAAGACATGATAATCCAAATATATACATTAACTTTTTATTATCCGGAAAAGTGACAGGATAATTTAATTTCAGGAAAGAAACTCCGGTTTTAAATACATCATTGTTATTTTCTGCGTGAAGCAGCATAAGTCTTTGGTTAAGCACCATAAAGGTACCGCATTCGTCTACCAGATTTTTCATACTTTGTATATAGCTTTCCTCTATACAGCCGTCCTCCAGCAGGATATTTCCTATAATCTTTACTACATTCCGCCAGTTTGTTTCTTTTTCCTTAATGACAATATTTTCTTTATTCAGATAATCCAAAAGATTTTTATTTCTCCTTTCTATAATTTTTTCTTTTCTATTGTCATATATTTGGCCGCTGAATTTTTGTGTGAGAATATCTCCTATTTTTTCAAGGTCGTCATTCTCGAATTCTTTTTCTATAACCTCCAGTATTTCTGTTACTCCGATTGTTCGTTTTTTTCTTTTAAACCCTTTATTTTCAAGAAGAATTTTATCTTTTTCAGAGAGAATCACGTTTACCTGAATTACTTCTTTTTCCACTTTTACAGTTTCAGGTATTTTTACAGTACTGATTATAAAATCAATATTTTTTAGATTGTAATCTTTTAGTCTGTAATATGGAATAAGATCGACAACATTTATATCAAAGGTATCCAAAAGCTCCTGAGCCAGAAGGCTTGAGCTCGCATAACCGCTTCCGCAGACAAAGAGAACATTACTGAATTCATTCACTTTTTCCTTTATTCTGTCAATGGCAAGCTTGAAGTGAACTGTAAACAGAGCGACTTCATCATCTTTTATTTTATGTCCTATGTATTTTTCCACATCAATAAGGGCATTTTTTACCGTAAAAAAAAGTTCCTGACAGTTTTCAAGTATTTCTTCAAAGCCTATATTGGGAAGGTAAATATCATTTTTTATACGGTAGATAGTAGGTTTTATGTGATTAAGAAGACCCTCGAACAGCAGTTTGTCTTTTGAAATGTCAACACTGCAGTTTTTGCTCACCTCACCGATAAGCTTTCTTACGAGAATTTCCACTTCAATCCAGTTTTCATAAAATGTATAACTGTAATTATAGGTATGACTCCCCAGAAAATACTCCGCCAGTTTCAGTATTTCTTCTTCGTTAAAATGAACATCATATTTTTTCTCTAAAATATCAATATTTTCTGTGAGTATTTTATATTCTTTTGTCCTTATTATATATGTGTTATAAAAATCGCTTTGTGTGATGATATTATTTTGGTTTATTCTTAGGATGGCTATGGAGAAATATATGATAAGCAATTCGA from Sebaldella termitidis ATCC 33386 includes the following:
- a CDS encoding thiamine pyrophosphate-dependent dehydrogenase E1 component subunit alpha: MSEKKDIYREMYKRMNEARAFEQKVSWFFSRGMVHGTTHLSMGEEASGVAPCMALEDGDLITSTHRGHSQVIGKGVDLNKMMAELLGKATGYCKGKGGSMHIADIDSGNLGANGVVGGGHGLSVGAALTQQMKKTGKIVLCFFGDGAANEGSFHEALNLASIWKLPVIFYCENNLYGMSMSMERHMNITNIADRASSYGIPGHIVDGNDAVGLYDKMLEIFKYVREGNGPVLVESKTYRWLGHSKSDANVYRTKEEIEDWKSKDPIERMKKYLVSEKIFKEAELTAIEEQAKADIEKAVEFANNSPDPELETALTDVYAD
- a CDS encoding dihydrolipoamide acetyltransferase family protein, which translates into the protein MSVEIIMPKAGMSMEEGTIVKWLKSEGDEIKEGEPIVEILTDKVNMEVEAESSGFLIKKVRFEDEVLPVFTVIGYIGEKGETVSEREEKAKTAEVIKDEKKPDKKETEENSVFFNKSLMQSDKLNRATPAARKKARDNNLNLGDIPGSGPKGRVQLADVESFAAGSTVKATPLARKIAGQEGIDLDGISGTGAKGKIFKRDLVLNAAPEIISKEAELKPYSGIRKVIGDRMTESQFSAPTFTLNIEVGVNKLLKLKDKIAAPLMDETGEKLTINDLLILAVSRGVRKYPDINVSLTDKGILCHKEINVGFAVSGNGVLMVPVVKNTEDKGIRNILTEGKDLIKKAREGKLGAAEQSGSTITLSNLGMYGVHYFNPIINQPNSCIIGVGTIEEKPVAKAGKISVKKVIYLSATFDHRVIDGALGAEFMQYVKKLIEDPYSLLI
- a CDS encoding PTS sugar transporter subunit IIB; its protein translation is MGKKKIMVACGTGIATSTVVVNKMSTLLKERGVDVDIQQCKVAELPYKTDNVDLIVTTTAYTSKKDIPVIVAVSFLTGIGVDKDLDKIIEILNK
- a CDS encoding PTS galactitol transporter subunit IIC; the encoded protein is MGIIQSLVDFILGLGPSTMLPIILTIFGLILGQGLAKSFRAGVTVGVGFVGVNLVIGLLTSSLGKAAEALVTSLGLNFDIIDVGWPIGAAITFATPIAALLIPIIFILNMILLYFNITKTMDVDLWNYWHLIFPGAMVYYATNSLILAIVLTLINATIIFKLADWTAPAVEHHFGLPGISLPHGETVNFAPIMYALNKVEDKIPGINKINLDGEKLKEKIGIFGEPLILGIILGVLLGILGRYTVTDILSLGIQMGAVMVLMPKMVALLMEGLTPISEGAKDFISKRFPGKDVYIGLDAAVVIGNPSNMTVALLMVPITIFLSVILPYNRMLPFADLAVLPFTVIWAVAASRGDIFRGLINSIITLCMVFFMATNLGPLTTQMGHAVGFEFPAGATMISGIDMSCHITLWIILKLIDYKNTPMFIAGIVALVAYAGMWYWTRNDIKKQYENETE
- a CDS encoding L-ribulose-5-phosphate 4-epimerase, encoding MLEKLKLEVIDAGKKLKEYKLITLTGGNVSGRDLETGYIVMTPSGMEYDTLTPDDITVTDLDGNIIEGKRKPSSDLKTHLQIYRAKKDINGIIHTHSTFASCFAVLKEDIPVISTTMANEVGGKVPLSKYAPVGSDELGEHIIEKIGDQKAVLLESHGVFTYGENVSHALTAAVMLEDSAKVYYLTRTIGKPEELPEEEIKRANELFKNVYGQK
- a CDS encoding alpha-ketoacid dehydrogenase subunit beta is translated as MREITYAEAIREAMSEEMRRDENVYLLGEDVGIYGGAFGVSVGMIDEFGEERVRDTPISEAVIAGAAAGSAVTGMRPIAELMFMDFSTIAMDAIVNQAAKMRYMFGGKAQVPFVLRCPAGSGTGAAAQHSQSLEAWFCHIPGLKVVAPSTPYDVKGLLKSSIRDNNPVIFVEQKLLYRTKGEVPEEEYTIPLGVADIKRTGKDVTVVTYGRMLPRVLEAAEEAAKDGIDVEVIDPRTLVPLDIETIKNSVIKTGRLIVVNEAVKRGSYAGEIVSEVVESEAFDYLDSEIIRLSGKNTPIPYNPKLEAYVVPSKEDITEAIYKAMNRK
- the lpdA gene encoding dihydrolipoyl dehydrogenase, whose translation is MSVEIIMPKAGMSMEEGTIIKWLKEEGEAIKEGEPIVEILTDKVNMEVEAESSGYLLKKVRFENEVLPVFTVIGYIGEKGESVSEVKEAEKKEEVKTETKTSDEKEYDVIVIGGGPAGYISANKASQLGAKTALVEKRELGGTCLNRGCIPTKTYIKNIEILEEAEKAESRGLDIKVTKNISDLTKAVEFKNKVTKKLSQGVGGLLRSYGVDVYSTAGKLGEGKKVTLEDGQVLKGKKIILAGGSKTRYLNIPGIDSDKILTSTTILDLNKVPERLVIVGGGVIGCEFAEIFRGYGTEVTIVEAMSNLLPFNDKEISQELEKIFKKKGIKLLTDKQVTGFKDKGKEIETVLKSGESLSSDYVLFSIGREADLSCVDGLEIKQDRGRLIVNEYMETSIAGVYAAGDINGLSMLAHSAFKMGETAAGNALGGREEVRLDNTPKCVYTLPEIASVGLTEEEALKKYGKIRTGRFNFGANGRAIASSEEEGFVKVICDDNYGEILGVHVIGSKATEMISAGVILMEMEITIEEASELIYAHPTFSEAILEACADCLGKALHLPKKKM
- a CDS encoding SDR family NAD(P)-dependent oxidoreductase: MLLKDKVCVITGGANGIGKGIALCMAKEGANVAILDLNDTEGEKTLNEIKSHNVKGLYINSDVTNPESLAEAQKKISSELGNTDVLVVNAGISFKHSFKEVSDEEWKKVIDINLSGSFYTIKAFIDSMLDKKENDRKSIIFISSGSAFTGGGGGVHYTASKSGQHGLMRALAKEYGKAGINVNAIAPRVIASHILDQLYPDEKSKQELIEQIPIRRIGYPEDIGNLACFLASEKSTYIHGQIILMDGGRTYQ
- a CDS encoding PTS lactose/cellobiose transporter subunit IIB; the protein is MKKILVATGTSVNKMKFAVETIKNYCANKNVECEVKGVNIYEMKLEEENPDVLVVIGPSDIKTDIPIIMGTAFITKMGMDKTCDEILSHL